In Geotalea uraniireducens, the genomic window GCGACAGGCCGAGGAACAGCTCAGGCAAAAGGTTGAACAATACCGGTGCCTCACCGACACCACGACGGATTGCTTCTGGGTGGTTGATCACCAGGGGAAGATCATCGAGGCCAACGACGAATGCGTCCGGATGTTGGGTTACCCGCGGGAGCAGCTGCTGACCATGTCCATCCAGGAGCTGGAGGCTATCGAAGACAAGCGGGTCGTTGACGACCATATCGCCCGGATCATTGCCAACGGCTACGACCGGTTCGAAACCCGACACCGCTGCAATGACGGGCGGAGCATCGCCGTCGAGGTCAGCACCTCCTTCATGCCGACGGCAGGGAGATTCCTCGCCTTCGTCCGCGATATCTCCGAACGGCGGCGCGACGACGAGACGCTACGGGAGAGCGAAGAGCGCTACCGCCGCTTCTCCGCCCTGACCACCGATTACGTCTATGCGTGCAACCGCCGGGGGACCGCACCGTTCCGGGTCCAGTGGATGGGGGGCGCAGTCGAGAAGATCACTGGCTATACCGAGGAGGAAATCTTTGCCAAAGGGTGCTGGCTGACGATCGTCCACCCGGCCGACCGGGAGCGGGTCGGCACCCAGCTCCTCCGTCTCGTCCCCGGCGATACCAATACCGAAGAATTCAGGATCTTCGCCAAAGACGGGACAATCCGCTGGATTCGCGAAGTCTGCCGCTGCGAAGCGGGCGCGCTCCCCGATGAACTACGCCTGTTCGGCACCGCCCAGAATATCACCGCCCGGAAGGAAGCGGAGGATTCCCTTCGGGAAATCGAGACGATCTTCAACCTGTTCATGGAACACAGTCCCATCTATGTCTTTTTCAAGGATCAAGATATCCGGACCGTCAGGCTGAGCAGGAACTTCGAACGGATGCTCGGCCGGCCGCTGCAGGAGCTGATCGGCACGACCATGGCCGAGCTGTTCCCGCCAGAGCTGGCCGCCAGCATGGAGGCTGACGACCAACGGATCCTCCGCGAAGAAAAGGTCTTCGAGATCGAGGAAGAGTATGGCGGCCACACCTACTACACCCTGAAGTTCCCGATCATCCAGGAGCACCGGCCGCCGATGCTGGCCGGCTTCACCATGGACATCACCGAGCGGAAGAAGACGGAAGAGACGCTGCGCCGGCTCAACGAAGAGCTCGATCAGCGGGTCGCCGAGCGGACAGCCCAGCTGGAAGAGGCGATCAGGGAAGCTGAGTCCTTCAGTTATTCGGTCTCCCACGATCTTCGGGCGCCGTTGCGCCACATCAACAGTTACTGCTCGATTATTCTCGAAGATTACCGGCAGGACCTCCCGCCCGAGGTCTGCGACTACCTCGGCCGGGTCCGCAAGGCAAGCAGCCGGCTGGGAGAACTGACCGACGACCTGCTGGAACTGTCGCGAGTCAGCCGGGCAGAGATACAGGTCGACGAGGTTAACCTGAGCACCCTGGCGACGACAATCGTCAGCCTGTTGCACGAAGCGGAGCCGAACCGGCAGGTGGAGTTTGTCATCGAGCAGGGGCTGGTCGCCCGGGGAGACCGGCTGTTACTCCGGCTGGTGATGGAGAACCTGCTGGGAAATGCCTGGGAATATACCGCCAGGACCGCGGCAGCGCGGATCGAGCTGGCGACGACGGCTATCGGCAGTGAGAAGGTTTTCCTGGTCAGGGACAACGGCGCCGGTTTCGACATGGCTTACCAGGACAAGCTCTTCCGGCCTTTCCAGCGGCTCCACGGCGATGAATTCCCCGGCACCGGCATCGGGCTGGCCACGGTCAAGCGGATCATCAACCGCCATGGCGGCCGGGTCTGGGCGGAAGCGACGACCGGTCGGGGAGCGACCTTTTATTTCACCCTGCCAGGGATCTGAACCAGGGTAGCTGCCTTCCCGGCCCCCAGCCCCGATTACCCGAAACGGAGCGCCGCCCACCAGGCACCGACCACCACCGCGGCACTCGCCAGCGCCAAAAGCGCGTTCAACAGGCGACTTGGCCGGCCGAACCGGTCAAGCAGATACTCCGTTCCCAGCCCCAGCGCCAGGCCGACGGCAAATCCGAACAGATGGGCAGCCAGATCGGTATTCTTCCCTTCCGTCCCCAAGAGCGCCAACAGCGCCAGGGCGGCGGCAACCGGCAGCAGCCAGCGCCGGCGCACCTGCTGCCGATAACGGACCACGGTCAGGGCGGCAAGGATACCGACCGCGCCGAATACCGCCGTCGAGGCGCCGAGCGAGCGGTGCGCCGGCGACTGGACCCAGGCATTGAGCAGATTGCCGATCGCTCCGGCACCGAGCAAAAGGCTCCAGGCAAGCCCCGAGCCGAGTTCGCCACAGAGCAGCACAATGAAGACCCCGCCGATTGCCAGATTGCTGCAGAGATGCAACAGGTCCGCGTGCAGGGTGAGGGCCGTGACCAGCCGCCACCATTCGCCGCTCATGATCCGGCCGGCGTCGGCATTGCCGAGTTCGGTCCAGGGAACGGGATGGTGGCCGGCCAGCGAAATATCCAGCAGGGTCAGGTTGTAGAAGGTGGCAAGGAGGATCAGCACCGACAGGGTCGGCAGGGTGTTTTCCACCAACGGTCGCGACGGTGGCTCCGCCGGCGGCCAGCCGCGGTTTTCCTCCTCGAACCGCCGCAATTCTTCCCCCGCCGTGTCCCATTGGCGGGGCGCCACCATCAATCGCCAGCCGCGCTCCGCCGGTTCGAAACGGCATGGGATTCCCCGGGCGGTCAGCACCAGCCCCAGGAGTTGCACCTGTTCCAACGACAACGGCTCACTCGCCGGTACGCCCGCCAACAGCCGCCATTCCTCATCGTCCGGCACTCTGCCCCCTCTTTCGCTCGCCATCCATCCACTATAACCATTGCGCCCCGGCGGCGCCAGGGAAACGACAAAAAAAGGGCACCCCCGATTCCGGGAGGTGCCCCTCTGTGTTGCCTTACTTCATGCCGACGCACCCTCCGCGCCGGCGCGCACGGCTTAGCGCATCATCTCGAACTGCCGCTCGTCGCAAGTTTCGTCGACGACTTCGATGAACTTGTTGCAGATCGTCGCCACCATGTTCATCACCCCCTGGTAACCGATCACCGGCACCCGGTGGAGGTTGACCCGGTCGAAAATCGGGAAACCGAAGCGGAACAGCGGGATGTTGGCGTCGCGGGCCAGAAACTTGCCGTGGGTATCGCCGATCACCGCATCGACCGGATCGGTCATCACCAGGCTGCGCAAGTGCCAGAGGTCTTTGTTGATGTAGATTTTCCCGTCCTTGCCATAGGGCGAGGTGTCGAGCAGCGCCTGCAGTTCCTTCTCCAGTTTCTTGGTCCCCTTGCTGCAGAGGATGTGGTACGGCTTGGCGCCCATTTCGAGCAGGAAGGAGACATACCCGAGGAGATAGTCGGGGTCGCCGTACACCGCGAATTTCTTGCCGTGGATGTACTGGTGGGCATCGGTCATCAGGTCGACGGCCCGGCCGCGCTCGGCCTTCAGCGATTCGGGAACCGGCTTGCCGAACAGCTCGGAGATCTTCATCAGGAACGCATCGGTCTTGGCAATGCCGAACGGCAGCGGCATCGTTACATGCTTGCCGGAATAATTATCCTTGACCCAGTTGAAGGTCTTGGCGGCCGAGTAGGTACCGAGGTTGAGGGTAACCTTGCCGTTGATCGAATCGGCGGCCTCATCAAGCTTGGTACCGCCCGGGTAAGGACGATAGGTGCCGTCGAGCGGCGAATCGAAGACGTCGGAGATGTCGCCCAGAATGGTGTAGGGGATGCCGAACGCTTCGAAGATCCGCTTGTACTCGCGGAAGTTACCGGTATTGGCGTCAAAGCCCGGAACCAGGTTCAGCTTGCCGGTGCAGCGCCCTTCCACCTGTTTGCCCGACGTCAGGGTCTGCAGGATGGAGAGCAGCATGGCGTCGTAGCCGTGGATATGGGAGCCGTTGAAACTCGGTGTATTGGCATAGGGGACCGGGAAATCCTGCGGGATGCACCCCTTCTGCCGGGCATTCTTGATGAAGGCGGTCAAGTCGTCGCCGATGATCTCCGGCATGCAGGACGTGAAGATCGCCATCATCTTCGGCTTGTAGAGGGCGTAAGCATTTTCCAGCCCCTCGTGGAGGTTGTTCTGGCCACCGAACACCGCACCGTCCTCGGTCATGGCGTCCGAGACGGCCGGCGCCGGCTCACGGAAGTGGCGGTTCAGGGTGGAGCGGTAGTAGGAGGCGCACCCCTGCGAACCGTGGACGAAGGGCAGGGTCCCTTCGAAGGCATGGGCCACCAGTTCGGCACCCAGCGGTTGGCAGGCGTGGGCCGGATTGATGACCAGCGACTGGCGGGCAAAGTTCTTTTCCTTGTATTCCTCGGTATTGATCCATTCGGCGACTCTTTTCACTTCCTCTTCAGGAATCTCGGTCACCGGCTTGACTGCTAGTCCAAGATTGTTAGCCATTGTATATCTCCTCTCCGGGGACTCATCCGTCCCACGGCAGACGTTGTTGGTTAAGCCTCCCTTCGAACAGGGAGAAAATCAGAAAGGAGCCTTCACCAAAGACCACGTGGGGCTATTAATCGCCATATCCACATCCCGGGCAAAGATCGGGAACCCTTTGTAGCCATGGTACGGCCCGGAATAATCCCAGCTGTGCATCTGGCGGAACGGAATCCCCATCTTCTGGAAGACGTACTTTTCCTTGATCCCGCTGCCGACCAGGTCAGGCTTCAGGACATGGGCGAACTGTTCCATCTCGAACTCGGAGGCGTCGTCGTAAACCACGGTGGCGTCAGGCATCTCCGACGCGGTCCGGTCATAGTCGTCACCGTGGGCAAACTCGTAGCCGGAACCGACGCAGATCATCCCGAGATCCTCGTAGGCATTGATAGTATGGCGGGGCCGGAGGCCGCCGACGTAAAGCATTACCTTCTTCCCTTCGAGGCGCGGCTTGTACTCGTCGATGATTGCCTGGCAGACCGGATCGTACTTGGCGATCACCGCCTCCACCTTCTCCTTGATGGTGTCGTCGAACAGTTCGGCGAGCTTCCGCAGGCTCTCCTTGATTTTGGTCGGGCCGAAGAAATTCAGTTCGATCCAGGGAATGCCGTACTTCTCTTCCATAACTTTGCACA contains:
- a CDS encoding rhomboid family intramembrane serine protease; the protein is MPDDEEWRLLAGVPASEPLSLEQVQLLGLVLTARGIPCRFEPAERGWRLMVAPRQWDTAGEELRRFEEENRGWPPAEPPSRPLVENTLPTLSVLILLATFYNLTLLDISLAGHHPVPWTELGNADAGRIMSGEWWRLVTALTLHADLLHLCSNLAIGGVFIVLLCGELGSGLAWSLLLGAGAIGNLLNAWVQSPAHRSLGASTAVFGAVGILAALTVVRYRQQVRRRWLLPVAAALALLALLGTEGKNTDLAAHLFGFAVGLALGLGTEYLLDRFGRPSRLLNALLALASAAVVVGAWWAALRFG
- a CDS encoding PAS domain-containing sensor histidine kinase; translated protein: MDKPATDNGDHRPDQLVELLDKIPAAAIGIAGNRLVLNRRAEQLTGYTDGELSSIDDLLATLFGDAAGAIRQVCENSRYATSPVAGEFPMTTKAGQLRFVELSAAGTDPVICILHDVSQRRQAEEQLRQKVEQYRCLTDTTTDCFWVVDHQGKIIEANDECVRMLGYPREQLLTMSIQELEAIEDKRVVDDHIARIIANGYDRFETRHRCNDGRSIAVEVSTSFMPTAGRFLAFVRDISERRRDDETLRESEERYRRFSALTTDYVYACNRRGTAPFRVQWMGGAVEKITGYTEEEIFAKGCWLTIVHPADRERVGTQLLRLVPGDTNTEEFRIFAKDGTIRWIREVCRCEAGALPDELRLFGTAQNITARKEAEDSLREIETIFNLFMEHSPIYVFFKDQDIRTVRLSRNFERMLGRPLQELIGTTMAELFPPELAASMEADDQRILREEKVFEIEEEYGGHTYYTLKFPIIQEHRPPMLAGFTMDITERKKTEETLRRLNEELDQRVAERTAQLEEAIREAESFSYSVSHDLRAPLRHINSYCSIILEDYRQDLPPEVCDYLGRVRKASSRLGELTDDLLELSRVSRAEIQVDEVNLSTLATTIVSLLHEAEPNRQVEFVIEQGLVARGDRLLLRLVMENLLGNAWEYTARTAAARIELATTAIGSEKVFLVRDNGAGFDMAYQDKLFRPFQRLHGDEFPGTGIGLATVKRIINRHGGRVWAEATTGRGATFYFTLPGI
- the nifK gene encoding nitrogenase molybdenum-iron protein subunit beta, translated to MANNLGLAVKPVTEIPEEEVKRVAEWINTEEYKEKNFARQSLVINPAHACQPLGAELVAHAFEGTLPFVHGSQGCASYYRSTLNRHFREPAPAVSDAMTEDGAVFGGQNNLHEGLENAYALYKPKMMAIFTSCMPEIIGDDLTAFIKNARQKGCIPQDFPVPYANTPSFNGSHIHGYDAMLLSILQTLTSGKQVEGRCTGKLNLVPGFDANTGNFREYKRIFEAFGIPYTILGDISDVFDSPLDGTYRPYPGGTKLDEAADSINGKVTLNLGTYSAAKTFNWVKDNYSGKHVTMPLPFGIAKTDAFLMKISELFGKPVPESLKAERGRAVDLMTDAHQYIHGKKFAVYGDPDYLLGYVSFLLEMGAKPYHILCSKGTKKLEKELQALLDTSPYGKDGKIYINKDLWHLRSLVMTDPVDAVIGDTHGKFLARDANIPLFRFGFPIFDRVNLHRVPVIGYQGVMNMVATICNKFIEVVDETCDERQFEMMR